A region of the Epinephelus fuscoguttatus linkage group LG13, E.fuscoguttatus.final_Chr_v1 genome:
CGTCTGTgctgagccttttttttttttcttcctcaataaaatgtcatttttccaAGGACTGAGCACCCCTTCTGCCGTCTGATTGAAGTGCCGGCGTCTGTTTGAAATACTTCTTGTAAAGCTTTCGTTTACCAAACAAAATGTTTCCCAAGGGTACTTTTTCTGTCGTTCAGTGTTTCCTAAAGTAAATCTTAACTTGTGTGACAAGTGGGCAGCTACATGCTCATTGTGGgattttttcttcctctccatcttCAGCGCTCAGTTTTCTTTATCGTTTGTGCTtaactgctgctgttgcatTTTCACAGTGCAATCACCAGAGATAAGTTGTCAATCAATGTTGAATTTACTTGGATTGTCTGTTATATGTCTGGTCTGTGAAAGGTATCACTATCCCTGTGAACCACACAGTGCTTTTTGTATTATCTTTAGAAACATTAAATGAATTATTGTCTTCAGAAAGAATCTCTGTCAGTTAATGTTTTCCTGTCTACCtttgctctgttttctctgaaGGTCACATGCAGGAAAGTGCACGGAGGAGCCACGGAGCTCATCGAGTGGGGCGACAGTGATAACGAACATAAGATTTCTCCCACGGGAGCCAGTCCACGGATCCTCAACCCCCTTCGTTTGTTTGCCAGGGGCTCCCCCGGGTTCAAGAGCAACATGAGGGAAattacatatttacagaacatgGAGGACTTCTGGGACTGGTTATCTAACCAGACAGATGTTCAGGGTGCACAGGCCAGAACTAAACGCAGACCCATCGTCAAGACTGGCAAGTTTAAAAAGATGTTCGGGTGGGGGGACTTCCACTCCAACATCAAGACTGTGAAACTCAACCTGCTGATCACGGGGAAGATCGTGGACCACGGGAATGGCACTTTTAGTGTTTACTTTCGCCACAACTCCACAGGCCTGGGGAACGTGTCTGTCAGCCTGGTGCCGCCCTCCAAGGTGGTGGAGTTTGAGATCGCCCAGCAGTCCACGCTGGAAACCAAAGACACCAAATCATTCAACTGTCGCATTGAGTACGAGAAGACGGACCGCAACAAGAAGACTGCCCTTTGCAGCTTTGACCCTTCCAAGGTGTGCTATCAGGAGCAGACGCAGAGCCACGTGTCCTGGCTGTGCTCAAAACCCTTCAAAGTCATATGCATCTATATAGCCTTTTACAGTGTAGACTATAAACTGGTGCAGAAGGTATGCCCTGACTACAACTACCATAGTGACACACCCTACTCCTCCACAGGATGATCTAGCTGTTGTTAGTATGCATCAACCTTTTGTCTGATCTTCAAATAATGTAAATGTCAACCTCTAAGGTCCTTGTCCCGAAATACCTAAATACCTGAAACATGTTGCAGGAAGTGCAACTCAAAATGGGACACACTCTGGTGGGAATTGTCGTATTGTTCAAAAAACTTTTGTATATACAGATCTAACACTTGAGATAGTTAGGTGTCCAGGGACTTGGTTTTAGGGGTTGACTTGGGATTCAGAGCTAGCTTCCAACCCTGGGTGACTCCTCCCCATCACAACAGCACATGTTCTCCGTTAACCACTGGTATAATTAGCATGTTGTCCAGATGTTTTCTTCAAGGCTAGACCATAGGCAAGGAGCCTCCCAGTTGGAAGTGCATAGCTATCTCCTGTGCCAGTGCTGCACTGATGCCAACATTGTCAATTTCCTCACCTCATTTAAACAGTCAGTTCCACAATGAAATATGATGCACCTTTGAATCGTGTTAATAATTACAATACTCTAATCTGAATTGTTATTCGACAGGGCATAAAATTAGATATTtcatatttgaaacattgttaCCTTTTGACTGATTAGTCAAAATGATCTGTTCATTGCCTTTGAAGTATAGCTAATATCCATTTGTACCTGTTAACAGAACACAGACAAGACAGTGTATTATTTCAGATTAGCTTGATCAATGGTCTCAAGTAGCTCTGAATAATTAATATGGCCTTACAATCTATAATTTATCTTGCATCTTTCTCTTATAGGGACTGGAGTAGTGAATTGATTGATTATGTGTCCATGACAAAATGAATTGATCCAAGATCTAATCCTAAAAGCAAGCGTAATCATAAATCATTACACATACGTATGTAGGTACCCATCCATAAAATACCTGGCTGCTGCCTTGTGTGCTCCTTAAAATGTGTTGGTTTTCCGCTGCAGTCATCATAAGGCATGTGTATGCTAAACTAGTCTGAAATCCAACATCTGTGTTTGCAGGATGCACTTTGAGGCATCAGCCTGCCAAGCGGCCCCGCAGTGGATTAATGTgtcaggagaggagggggggaagcGATAATTGCAGGACAGGTGGATTTAGTGAGTCTGGCAGACAATTATCAGCACTTTGTCATGGTCCTGCCACCAGCCCTGACATTACCTGTCTTTAATAGGCTTTAATTAGCCAGGGAAATTTCATTTACCTAAGACCGAGAGTGGAGAcaccaaaagccaaaaaaaataaaaaagggagaaatgaaaaaaaaaggcaaaagtaCAAAATCCGTCTGGAATTTTAATGAGAAGTGGGACCtagatttgaaaatgtcacaCATTCCCCACTTGTACAGCGGGCTTAAGTTGACTGACTTTTGTGTAAAAGTGGATAACATCCAGTCTTGTAGTAAATGGTAAAATGTGCTTTGACTCAGCAATCacttaaacagttttaaaaggttcggttaaaaaaaaacatcagcacatGAAATGTCATAAATTGCGTTGATTGCGTATATCCAGGGTTTTTAGACTAGGGCATGTGCCATCGACTAATCACATGGCAATTATTTCTGTCAATGTTCCTTTATTTGCTGTCTCATGTCTTTCCCCATCAGCTGTAAATGATCCTGTCATGATACACATGAGGAGAGGTGTACGATAGGGAAATTACTAAATCCAAGTTGATCTATGTTGATGTTTTAGTTCTACTCCTTTGTGCAAATGCTGTGTATTAACGTGTAACTCTAAAACTAAACGTGTTTACTTATGGCTTCAGAGTAAACAATGTCAATTTCTTCTAATTTTTCCAGAGAAATATATCAATAAGTATACTGTTCATTTTTGGTGTTGGTTAAGCGATATCATGTAGATAGATGTCATATTTATTGCTTATAGTTATAGATTGctttgattttcatttttgtaatcCTTGCAGATTGTACATTTCTTTTTGATTTCCTGCTTGCTTAATCTTGTTTGAACAGTTTTCCCTGtaaattaggaaaaaaagagcaCTGCTGTGTGTATATTGTAAGTACAAATGTTGATTTtggaatattttatttcataaggGGTTCATTTTGTTAAACTGGAATTGTAAAAGATCAATTTAGGTTTTTATGGCATTAAATCTGATTTGAACTTGGCTCACAGCATACTGTCACACTGAGTCAGCTCCTGTCTGTCGGTGCTCACAGTTGTCTCGTTTCATTCCTACAAGGACTTCTCAGCAGGATAAACACACCATTTTAAGAGGTACATTTCAGTGTAGCTTTTTAATGGGCAATAAATCTGTGTCCACAGGCGTGGATGATACCAGAGGTACACCTCAGGGAGCACATCCATTTTGCTGTGGCCATCAGGGACAGGGGTCTTTTCATCGCTTCCATTACTCTTATCTGATCAGGGTGAGGCACCCACTCCTTAGGCATCAAGTCACACCAGCCTTTCCTGCTGCACACATCCAAATCCTTGGAAAACTAAGAAGAATGTTAACATACATCTCATGGTGTCCAGTGAGTGAGACACTCAAATAATAAACGACTTTAAAATTGATTAGCTATTTGCCAATGTTAAACAGTGATCTGACAATTAACATCAATAATTAACAAATTGATTCCTATTTTTAATCATTCACTAAAAGGAAAACTGGCAGTTATCTCTTGAGGAATTTTTTCAGTTGTGTTCAACAGGGGTGGAGCCAGCCCAAACCTTGGGGGCAGTGGCATGCTCCCCCAGGGatattttttctcactgacagcagctaTATGCACTTTTTGCTAAGCCATTGCAAATAAAAGAATGCCTAAAAATTGTTAGATCATCTAGGGAAAATATGATAGTTGACAAGGAAAAAAATAGTCCTGTGGAGCTCACATTTATGCTATATCTAACTGTTCTCTGACATCATTCTGAAACTATAACAACAAATATTCAGAGAGACTCATATTAAGGTTACACAAGGTAGGAATTTGGCATTAACCTATGTTTGTTATACTATGCTGGAGTAGAATTTACAGAATGAATACTTATTTTACTAATAAATCAATGCCAAAATCATCTGGGTTGCTGTTAATGCAATAACAAGGATCCTGAACAATGCAAAGTAAATGTGGTCTTCAATACTCTGAATTAAATATTAGGCCGATAGATTAACATTTACTCAATTACAGTGCGTTTCTACAGGGAATAGCAGAGATTTGTGGCTTTTGAAAAAACATTAGGGGCCAGCCCCAGAAGCCAACCCCTACCCCCACGCCCCCACTCCCACTCTGCCCCTGGTATTCACACCAATAACACTAAGTCAAGAGGCAGTGCAGCAGGGTGACAACTGACCTAATCGTCAGAGGTGAACATCaggttttgctgctgttttgcaACTCTCTGGATTGACAGTCCACAACTGTAAAAGGAAATTAATTGGAAAGGCAAAAATGCTTatattctcctcctcctgctgacaGGCCACAGAGtaacacagcaacaaaacatgttgCATTTCAAGATGTTAATGAACTCTTTCTGCAAAAGCCCACAGTTCATAAATGCTCCAGCGACAGATCACATGCACATGAACTACACAGCTGGATTTGACAATTTCCTGACTCTTAACTGTGCTCATCAAAATAGATTTTGGGTAACAAAGGAAACAACACATTTAAGTGGGTGAGACAAAGGAAAGCACTGAAATTCTAAAGGAAGCATCTTCGCGAGTATCACAAAATACCTcctgggaagcactgagcaccACAGATTAATGACAGTGTTTCTTTAGTCCGTCACATCTTTGTGGTGGGGTCTGTTGCGCATGTCAGAACACTCTACTGCAGCCTTACTTTGTTATTTAGACTCCAATAACAAAGTGAAACAAGGGTATTTTCATATAATAATTGACCAGTTTCACCAAGCCTATATTTAAATTGAAGCATCTAAAGTTCTGGCCCAGTGTCATTGTCCACTGCCTCTTTAACAATCTCATTTCCTACGATCCAAATGACAGAACACATTTTCAATTGTGACGACGCCACTGCAGGCATCTTCTCTTTCAAGCGTAACAGTTAGTGGAGGAAAGCGAAAGAGGAAGATAAAAGGTTGGAGAGGCGTCCTAAAGCATAGATGGTATCAGGTCTTTTTCTAGGATCTGTGCTGAGAGGGGCGGACGAGGATCAGCAAGCTGCTGATGAAGACGTCTCTGTTCCAGCAGGAAAGAGCGGCTTGTGTTCACTTTAATTAGAGCTTTTGCCGAGCGCTCGCACATAAAgcgagggaaaaaaaatgtctttcatGTGCTGTAAAAGGTTCAACATTAAACATGCTACTATGCTAATCCAGTTAAAGCACATTTCCTTTTGATTATCACAGTGTTGTTTGGTAATCTTGTGTTTAAAAGAAAACCagtggagagacagaaaaaaggaaTCACCTCAGcctgacacacacatccatTAACATGATCATTAACAAGAAACGATATGGATAACGATCACCCTTCCTTAAACTTACATCTCTCATCACACCgatttaaacaacaaaaaataacctGGGTGTCTTCAGACTGCTGGAAAATGGTTTAATGGGTTAATGCAGGCATTCTTGCAGACAACAACTTCATCTTTTTTGCTTCCAAACAAGTTTCAACATCTCAACATGACTGAATGATGAGTAATATCATGTAAAAACGATGCTACTCTTAATTTACAAAATCCTCTGAAGTGTCGGTCACACCACACTACATACGAGACGGACTGAATAAACATGACAACCCCCCCATTCAAACACAGAATAACATTGCCAGTAGAAGTGATGCTCAGCATCCTACAAATATCCAAGCATGTTAGAGGAAATTTCTTTGCACATACTCAATTCATTTAATTCTGCACAAAGATGTCAGataattgcagaaaataaatggttaaaaacaaaattggtaCTTGGACACTTTCTTTGACAATAACATGACCATGCATTAGTCTCTCCACTTTTAGTTAACCACAATATATTGAGAATATATAATATTTGCAAGTTGGCAATACTAAAGGACAGAAATTTTCAAAATTTAATCTATAACAGTTCACAGACGTATGATCTGGAATATGTCATTCAAATGGGAGACTGAGTAAATACTTCCAATGTCTTAATATATTAGGGCCAAAGTATAGACACGTTTCTGTCTTACATGTATTATAAGGATTGACACTGTGTTCTCATAATGGCAGATTACaatttttccccacaaatatgCAATAGAACAGACTTTCTTGTACACTGGTCTT
Encoded here:
- the nxph2a gene encoding neurexophilin-2, producing the protein MRALQTVLFLFLLHQVTCRKVHGGATELIEWGDSDNEHKISPTGASPRILNPLRLFARGSPGFKSNMREITYLQNMEDFWDWLSNQTDVQGAQARTKRRPIVKTGKFKKMFGWGDFHSNIKTVKLNLLITGKIVDHGNGTFSVYFRHNSTGLGNVSVSLVPPSKVVEFEIAQQSTLETKDTKSFNCRIEYEKTDRNKKTALCSFDPSKVCYQEQTQSHVSWLCSKPFKVICIYIAFYSVDYKLVQKVCPDYNYHSDTPYSSTG